Proteins encoded within one genomic window of Haematobia irritans isolate KBUSLIRL chromosome 5, ASM5000362v1, whole genome shotgun sequence:
- the Mp20 gene encoding muscle-specific protein 20 transgelin, with protein MSLERAIKAKIAGKRNPEMDKEAQEWIENILGEKFPGGVEYEEHLKDGQVLCNLINVLAPGSVAKINSSGGQFKMMENINNFQKALKAYGVPDLDVFQTVDLWEKKDIAQVTNTIFALGRACYKHPEFKGPFLGPKPADECKREFTEEQLKAGQTVIGLQAGQNKGATQSGQNIGASRKILLNK; from the exons atgtcTCTTGAACGTGCTATCAAAGCCAAG ATCGCTGGCAAGCGTAATCCTGAGATGGACAAAGAAGCCCAAGAATGGATTGAAAACATCTTAGGCGAAAAATTCCCCGGTGGTGTTGAATACGAGGAACATCTTAAGGATGGCCAAGTTTTGTGCAATCTGATCAATGTTTTGGCTCCCGGATCCGTTGCCAAGATCAACTCCTCCGGTGGTCAATTCAAAATGATGGAAAACATTAACAACTTCCAAAAGGCTCTTAAGGCTTATGGTGTCCCTGATTTGGATGTCTTCCAAACTGTAGATTTGTGGGAAAAGAAGGATATTGCCCAAGTCACAAACACCATCTTTGCTTTGGGTCGTGCT TGCTACAAACACCCCGAATTCAAAGGTCCCTTCTTGGGCCCCAAGCCCGCTGATGAATGCAAGCGTGAATTCACTGAAGAACAATTGAAGGCTGGTCAAACTGTCATTGGCTTGCAAGCTGGCCAAAACAAGGGTGCCACCCAATCTGGCCAAAATATCGGTGCCAGCCGCAAGATCTTGTTGAACAAGTAA